The Paenibacillus sp. FSL R7-0204 genome includes a region encoding these proteins:
- the gltB gene encoding glutamate synthase large subunit, translated as MRHTELPGKQGLYDPQFEKDACGMGFVAHIKGKPSHDIVSNALTMLFNMEHRGGQGSEPNSGDGAGIMLQIPHRFFAGEAAKLGFELPEPGHYGVGMIFLSHNEEIRARHEALLSEIIAEEGQQVLGYRDVPTFDEMLGKTAKAAKPYVRQVFIGRSEGIKDDLSFERKLYVIRKRAELAIRYGGAEEGESFYVPSLSCKKIVYKGMLTTVQVGQFYLDLQEETLESAIALVHSRFSTNTFPSWERAHPYRFMIHNGEINTLRGNVNWMHARQSLFKSEKFGEDISKVKPVVNPDGSDTAMFDNTFEFLYLSGRSLPHVAMMMVPEPWSNHDSMDEKKKAFYEYHSTLMEPWDGPAAMGFTDGVQIGAVLDRNGLRPARYYVTKDDLIILSSEAGVLDIPAEDVLYKDRLRPGRMLLVDTKQGRIISDEEVKAEIASEQPYQEWLDEHLIGLDQLPDAPELPNPKHDNVQQLQQSFGYTFEDLRKVLEPMASTGAEAVGSMGYDSPLAVLSDRPQRLYNYFKQMFAQVTNPPIDAIREELVTSTATTIGPERNLLKAEPESCRQISLDSPILSNEDFAKIRHVRRAGFKSMSIPILFPAELGAEGLRIALDRMNEAADRVMGKGHNILILSDRGVDRENAAIPALLAVSSLHHHLIRSGTRTKVSILLESGEPREVHHYALLLGYGVSAVNPYLAFESLDDMITQGLLRGISHEKAVKNYIKAATKSVVKILSKMGISTIQSYRGAQIFEAVGLNSEFVDRYFTWTPSRIGGIGLEEVAQEALASHNRAFTDKDGNDMVLDSGGEYQWRSDGEEHLFNPQTIHLLQHSVRSGDYEMYKKYAALVQGESEKHQTLRSMLQFKSVGAPVSLDEVESAESIMKRFKTGAMSFGSISKEAHETLAIAMNRIGGKSNTGEGGEDPARFLTDANGDSRRSAIKQVASGRFGVTSNYLVNADEIQIKMAQGAKPGEGGQLPGRKVYPWVAEVRGSTAGVGLISPPPHHDIYSIEDLAELIYDLKNANPRANINVKLVSEVGVGTIAAGVAKGRADIILISGYDGGTGASPMNSIRHAGLPWELGLAETHQTLMLNNLRDRVVLETDGKMLSGRDLAVAVLLGAEEYGFATAPLVAVGCIMMRVCQMDTCPVGVATQNPELRKNFMGDPQHVVNFMTFVAQDLREIMAELGFRTIEEMVGRTDCLDAVKASTHWKKKGVDLSSLLHIPAMPEGSTRFRSKFQNHGLEETLDMTHLLDIAAPALESGTAVEASLPITNVNRAVGTILGSELTRKYGAAGLPDDTIRLHFTGSAGQSLGAFVPKGITITVEGDSNDYVGKGLSGGKLIIRPSRKATFAAEDNIIIGNTALYGATGGEAYVSGIAGERFAVRNSGANVVVEGVGDHGCEYMTGGRVVVLGTTGRNFAAGMSGGIAYVYDPDNTFIKRCNLEMVLLERVEEADEIAELHAMISRHTQHTDSNAGRAILDSWDEALPRFARVIPKDYKRMLEQIRKVESSGLTGEAALMAAFEANMRELARVGG; from the coding sequence ATGAGACACACTGAACTGCCCGGCAAACAGGGCCTTTATGATCCCCAGTTCGAAAAAGACGCTTGCGGTATGGGATTTGTCGCGCATATTAAAGGCAAGCCGTCCCATGATATTGTCAGCAATGCGCTGACTATGCTTTTCAATATGGAGCATCGGGGAGGACAGGGAAGCGAGCCGAACTCTGGAGACGGAGCCGGCATTATGCTGCAGATTCCCCACCGTTTCTTTGCCGGTGAAGCCGCGAAGCTGGGCTTTGAGCTTCCGGAGCCGGGCCATTATGGCGTGGGCATGATCTTTCTGTCTCATAACGAGGAGATCCGGGCCCGCCATGAGGCGCTCCTGAGCGAGATTATTGCGGAAGAGGGTCAGCAGGTACTCGGTTACCGTGATGTTCCGACCTTTGACGAAATGCTCGGCAAGACAGCCAAGGCTGCAAAGCCATATGTACGCCAGGTATTTATCGGCCGCTCGGAGGGAATCAAGGATGATCTGTCCTTCGAACGCAAGCTGTATGTGATCCGCAAACGGGCAGAGCTGGCAATCCGCTACGGCGGGGCAGAAGAGGGCGAATCCTTCTATGTGCCGAGTCTTTCCTGCAAGAAGATCGTATACAAAGGTATGCTCACTACCGTACAGGTAGGACAATTCTATCTGGACCTCCAGGAAGAGACGCTGGAATCAGCGATTGCCCTGGTCCACTCCCGCTTCAGCACCAACACCTTCCCGAGCTGGGAACGTGCCCACCCTTACCGCTTCATGATTCACAACGGTGAAATTAACACCCTTCGCGGCAATGTGAACTGGATGCATGCGCGCCAGTCATTGTTCAAGAGCGAGAAGTTCGGAGAAGACATCAGCAAGGTTAAGCCGGTGGTGAATCCGGACGGCTCCGATACAGCCATGTTCGATAATACCTTTGAATTCCTCTACCTGAGCGGACGCTCCCTGCCCCATGTGGCGATGATGATGGTACCTGAGCCTTGGAGCAATCATGACAGCATGGACGAGAAGAAGAAAGCCTTCTATGAATACCACAGCACCCTGATGGAACCGTGGGACGGACCTGCCGCAATGGGCTTCACCGACGGTGTGCAAATCGGGGCCGTCCTCGACCGTAACGGCTTGCGCCCTGCGCGTTACTACGTCACCAAAGATGATCTGATTATTCTCTCTTCTGAAGCGGGTGTCCTCGACATTCCGGCAGAAGATGTTCTATACAAAGACCGGTTGAGACCGGGCCGCATGCTGCTCGTGGATACGAAGCAGGGCCGGATTATCTCGGACGAAGAGGTAAAAGCCGAAATCGCCTCCGAGCAGCCTTATCAAGAGTGGCTGGATGAGCATCTGATCGGCCTCGATCAGCTCCCGGATGCACCGGAGCTTCCGAATCCGAAGCATGATAATGTGCAGCAGCTGCAGCAGTCCTTCGGCTATACCTTCGAGGATCTGCGCAAGGTGCTGGAGCCCATGGCCTCCACAGGCGCCGAAGCTGTCGGCTCCATGGGATACGATTCACCGCTGGCCGTGTTATCAGACCGTCCGCAGCGCCTGTACAATTACTTCAAGCAGATGTTCGCTCAGGTCACTAACCCGCCGATTGACGCCATCCGTGAAGAGCTGGTAACGTCCACAGCGACTACGATCGGACCTGAACGCAACCTGCTGAAGGCAGAACCGGAGAGCTGCCGGCAGATCTCGCTGGATTCTCCGATTCTCTCGAACGAGGATTTCGCCAAAATCCGTCATGTCCGCCGTGCGGGCTTCAAATCGATGTCCATTCCGATTCTCTTCCCGGCAGAGCTGGGAGCAGAGGGCCTCAGAATTGCGCTTGACCGGATGAATGAGGCGGCAGACCGGGTTATGGGCAAGGGCCATAATATTCTTATTCTGTCTGACCGGGGTGTAGACCGCGAGAATGCGGCAATTCCGGCGCTTCTGGCAGTCTCCAGCCTGCATCACCATCTGATCCGCTCGGGAACCCGCACCAAGGTCAGCATTCTGCTGGAATCCGGCGAACCGCGTGAAGTTCATCATTATGCGCTTCTGCTGGGTTATGGTGTAAGTGCGGTCAATCCTTACCTGGCCTTCGAGAGTCTGGATGACATGATCACCCAAGGCCTGCTCCGCGGAATCTCGCATGAGAAGGCTGTGAAGAACTATATCAAGGCAGCTACGAAAAGCGTGGTCAAAATTCTGTCCAAAATGGGAATCTCCACGATTCAATCCTATCGCGGGGCACAGATTTTTGAAGCGGTCGGGCTGAATTCCGAGTTCGTAGACCGTTACTTCACTTGGACACCTTCGCGTATCGGCGGAATTGGCCTGGAGGAAGTGGCGCAAGAAGCGCTTGCCAGCCATAACCGTGCCTTCACCGACAAAGACGGCAACGATATGGTGCTGGATTCCGGTGGTGAATACCAGTGGCGCAGTGACGGGGAAGAGCATCTGTTCAACCCGCAGACGATTCATCTGCTTCAGCACTCTGTGCGCAGCGGTGATTATGAGATGTACAAGAAGTATGCGGCGCTCGTTCAGGGCGAAAGCGAGAAGCACCAGACGCTGCGCTCGATGCTGCAGTTCAAGAGCGTAGGTGCTCCGGTATCGCTGGATGAGGTAGAATCGGCTGAATCGATCATGAAACGGTTCAAGACTGGTGCCATGTCCTTCGGCTCGATCAGCAAGGAAGCACATGAGACGCTGGCCATTGCTATGAACCGTATCGGCGGCAAGAGCAACACCGGTGAAGGCGGGGAGGATCCGGCGCGCTTCCTTACAGACGCTAACGGCGATTCCCGCCGCAGTGCGATCAAGCAGGTCGCTTCGGGACGGTTCGGCGTTACCTCGAACTATCTGGTGAATGCCGACGAGATTCAGATCAAGATGGCGCAGGGCGCGAAGCCGGGTGAAGGCGGACAGCTTCCGGGCCGCAAGGTATACCCTTGGGTTGCGGAGGTCCGCGGTTCAACGGCAGGCGTGGGACTGATCTCGCCGCCGCCGCATCATGATATCTATTCCATTGAGGATCTGGCTGAACTGATCTATGATCTGAAGAATGCCAATCCGCGTGCCAATATTAACGTAAAGCTCGTCTCTGAGGTTGGCGTAGGTACCATCGCTGCAGGTGTGGCGAAGGGCCGTGCTGATATTATCCTGATTAGCGGTTACGATGGCGGTACCGGCGCTTCGCCAATGAACTCCATCCGTCATGCCGGACTGCCTTGGGAGCTGGGCCTGGCGGAGACCCACCAGACGCTGATGCTGAACAATCTGCGCGACCGTGTCGTGCTGGAGACCGACGGCAAGATGCTCAGCGGGCGCGATCTCGCGGTTGCCGTTCTGCTGGGTGCTGAAGAATACGGCTTCGCTACTGCACCGCTGGTAGCCGTAGGCTGTATCATGATGCGTGTATGCCAGATGGATACCTGTCCGGTGGGCGTAGCTACGCAGAACCCTGAGCTTCGAAAGAACTTCATGGGTGATCCGCAGCATGTGGTGAACTTCATGACCTTCGTGGCACAGGACCTGCGCGAGATTATGGCAGAGCTGGGCTTCCGGACGATTGAAGAGATGGTCGGCCGTACCGATTGCCTGGATGCGGTTAAGGCATCTACACACTGGAAGAAGAAGGGCGTCGATCTGAGCAGCCTGCTGCACATTCCGGCTATGCCGGAAGGAAGCACACGCTTCCGCAGCAAGTTCCAGAACCACGGTCTGGAAGAGACCCTGGATATGACCCATCTGCTGGATATTGCTGCACCGGCGCTGGAATCCGGCACGGCAGTGGAAGCTTCCCTGCCGATCACGAACGTGAACCGTGCCGTGGGTACGATTCTCGGCAGTGAGCTGACGCGCAAATACGGCGCAGCCGGATTGCCGGACGATACAATCCGGCTGCACTTTACCGGATCGGCGGGACAGAGTCTGGGTGCCTTCGTACCGAAGGGCATCACTATTACCGTTGAAGGCGACTCGAATGACTATGTCGGCAAAGGACTGTCCGGAGGCAAGCTGATTATCCGTCCTTCGCGCAAGGCTACTTTCGCGGCGGAAGATAATATCATCATCGGAAATACGGCGCTGTACGGAGCGACCGGTGGCGAAGCATACGTGAGCGGTATTGCCGGTGAACGGTTCGCTGTCCGCAACTCCGGTGCCAATGTAGTTGTTGAAGGTGTGGGTGACCACGGCTGCGAATACATGACCGGCGGCCGTGTCGTTGTACTGGGTACAACGGGCCGTAACTTTGCAGCAGGGATGTCGGGCGGTATCGCTTATGTATACGATCCTGACAATACCTTCATCAAACGCTGTAACCTGGAGATGGTACTGCTGGAGCGTGTAGAGGAAGCGGACGAAATCGCCGAGCTGCATGCCATGATCAGCCGCCATACCCAGCATACAGACAGTAATGCGGGCCGGGCAATTCTGGATTCATGGGATGAGGCCCTGCCGAGATTTGCCCGTGTCATTCCGAAGGATTACAAACGGATGCTGGAGCAGATCCGCAAGGTGGAGAGCAGCGGTTTGACCGGTGAAGCTGCACTGATGGCTGCTTTTGAAGCGAATATGCGTGAGCTTGCGCGTGTTGGCGGTTAA
- a CDS encoding YhgE/Pip domain-containing protein: MKSLSVFMKDLGAVFKNPKMRISMFAILFIPVLYSGLFLKAFWDPYGKMNELPVAVVNQDKGADYEGTKLTAGADLVTELKKTDGFKWNFVSREQAEAGLEDNTYYMAIVVPEDFSAKATTLLDADPQPAKIIYEPNEGYNFLAGQIGGTAVKDIKSKVSAKITEAYTSSVFDKITKIANGLGEAGDGATKIADGATKLDDGALKLKDNLVVLTEGTGKLLDGVAPLTQGVSDLNNGAAALKTGTSTLAGGLQQLSAAHKQLQDGVTQSAAGSKQLNAGLQKTAAGAASLQAGTQSAVTGTEKLQTGTKAVVDGSAKLAAGLSSSAEGSAKLEAGLTASKDGSAKTAAGAKAVADGLQTLAKSNPQLAASPEVQKLLAASAAVAAGTAQLDQGQQQLLNGAAALNSGQEQLLQGANQLHSGSQQLDAGVGQLHDGAQKLYAGSSQLLDGQNQLAAGAAALENGGAKLTAGMKQFGAKLDEAAAGGVKLADGGKALEAGTAKLLAGAGKLGSGLSSVADGSKKLSDGAGQLKDGLDELKTGSGELASKLGDAASQTKSVNKTDGLVSMFAQPVKIEEVKVNKVPNYGTGFAPYFLSLGLFVGALICTIVIPMRDSEVIGASRFNRFMSRTLTFSMMSVLQALLAVLIVLYGLGLEVQNVPLFYAFSFITSLAFMWMIQAIVTWMDQPGRFVVILILIFQLTTSAGTFPLELIPNWMKFFNPLLPMTYSVKGFKAVISTGDFGSMWADAGTLGAYGIIFLALTFTYFMTRDRGNEAVLKSEQVLTV, encoded by the coding sequence ATGAAATCTTTATCCGTGTTTATGAAGGATCTTGGCGCGGTATTCAAGAATCCCAAGATGCGTATTTCCATGTTCGCCATTCTATTTATTCCTGTTCTGTACAGCGGATTGTTCCTGAAGGCATTCTGGGACCCTTACGGTAAAATGAACGAGCTTCCGGTAGCGGTTGTCAACCAGGATAAGGGTGCTGATTATGAAGGCACCAAGCTTACCGCCGGAGCAGATCTGGTCACGGAGCTGAAGAAGACGGACGGGTTCAAGTGGAATTTCGTCAGCCGGGAGCAGGCGGAAGCCGGACTTGAAGATAATACCTATTATATGGCGATTGTGGTTCCGGAAGACTTCTCGGCTAAGGCAACTACACTGCTGGATGCAGATCCGCAGCCGGCCAAGATCATCTACGAGCCGAATGAAGGCTACAACTTCCTGGCAGGCCAGATTGGCGGCACGGCAGTGAAGGATATTAAGAGCAAGGTATCCGCCAAGATTACGGAAGCTTATACCAGTTCTGTATTTGATAAAATCACCAAAATCGCAAACGGTCTGGGCGAAGCCGGAGACGGTGCAACCAAGATTGCAGACGGCGCCACCAAGCTGGATGATGGCGCTCTGAAGCTGAAGGACAATCTGGTTGTCCTGACCGAAGGCACCGGCAAGCTGCTGGATGGTGTAGCGCCGCTTACCCAGGGCGTGAGTGATCTCAATAACGGAGCAGCCGCACTCAAAACCGGCACCAGCACGCTGGCCGGAGGTCTGCAGCAGTTATCCGCAGCGCATAAGCAGCTGCAGGATGGTGTGACGCAGTCGGCAGCGGGCAGCAAGCAGCTGAATGCCGGGCTGCAGAAGACGGCAGCCGGAGCGGCTTCGCTGCAGGCCGGAACACAGTCGGCTGTAACCGGCACCGAGAAGCTGCAGACAGGTACGAAGGCTGTGGTGGACGGCAGCGCGAAGCTAGCGGCCGGATTAAGCTCCTCCGCCGAGGGAAGTGCGAAGCTTGAAGCCGGACTTACGGCTTCGAAGGACGGCAGTGCCAAGACAGCAGCCGGAGCCAAGGCTGTAGCTGACGGTCTGCAGACGCTGGCGAAGTCGAATCCTCAGCTGGCAGCAAGCCCTGAGGTGCAGAAGCTGCTGGCGGCAAGCGCAGCAGTAGCTGCGGGCACGGCGCAGCTGGACCAGGGCCAACAGCAGCTCCTGAACGGAGCTGCAGCCTTGAACAGCGGCCAGGAGCAGCTGCTGCAGGGAGCAAATCAGCTGCACAGCGGTTCACAGCAGCTGGATGCAGGTGTAGGCCAGCTGCATGATGGAGCGCAGAAGCTCTACGCAGGCAGTTCGCAACTGCTGGATGGCCAGAATCAGCTGGCAGCCGGAGCAGCCGCACTGGAGAACGGCGGCGCGAAGCTGACCGCAGGCATGAAGCAGTTCGGCGCGAAGCTGGACGAAGCTGCAGCGGGCGGCGTGAAGCTGGCAGACGGCGGCAAAGCGCTGGAAGCCGGCACCGCGAAGCTGCTGGCTGGAGCAGGCAAGCTTGGTAGCGGCCTTAGCTCGGTAGCCGATGGCTCGAAGAAGCTGAGTGACGGAGCAGGGCAGCTGAAGGATGGCCTCGATGAGCTGAAGACAGGCTCCGGTGAGCTGGCAAGCAAGCTGGGCGATGCGGCTTCACAGACCAAATCGGTGAACAAGACCGATGGGCTGGTATCGATGTTCGCCCAGCCGGTAAAGATCGAAGAAGTGAAGGTTAACAAGGTGCCTAACTACGGTACAGGATTTGCTCCTTACTTCCTGTCCCTCGGATTATTCGTAGGTGCTCTGATCTGTACGATTGTTATCCCTATGCGTGATTCCGAAGTCATTGGAGCCAGCCGATTCAACCGGTTCATGAGCCGTACCCTTACGTTCTCCATGATGAGTGTGCTTCAGGCTCTGCTGGCTGTCCTGATTGTATTGTATGGTCTGGGACTTGAAGTACAGAATGTACCCTTGTTCTACGCCTTCTCGTTCATTACCAGCCTGGCCTTCATGTGGATGATTCAAGCGATTGTTACTTGGATGGATCAGCCTGGCCGCTTCGTAGTCATTCTGATTCTGATCTTCCAGTTGACTACAAGCGCAGGAACCTTCCCGCTGGAGCTGATTCCTAACTGGATGAAGTTCTTCAATCCGCTGCTGCCGATGACTTACAGTGTCAAAGGCTTCAAGGCAGTGATTTCTACTGGGGACTTCGGCTCCATGTGGGCTGATGCAGGAACACTTGGTGCTTATGGAATAATATTCCTGGCTTTAACCTTCACCTACTTCATGACCCGTGACCGCGGCAATGAAGCTGTGCTGAAAAGTGAACAAGTTTTGACTGTATAA
- a CDS encoding TetR/AcrR family transcriptional regulator, whose product MAVVDRRQQVLQAATKSFSLFGYKATTMDQVAKIANVGKGTIYTFFTNKEQLFDEILRDVILEMKMIAEREIRRDKPFFDNLHRVLDALLEFRSEHELFIKLSQESLDFGTPQAGEGLDKIESVVLEYLEREVEQAIRQGEIKPCDPQIVSVVMFRLYIALTAELSKVHVPLTKEQIKHYFHLFLAEGLSQ is encoded by the coding sequence ATGGCTGTGGTAGATCGAAGGCAGCAGGTGCTTCAGGCGGCGACGAAGTCTTTTTCATTATTCGGGTATAAGGCAACAACGATGGACCAGGTCGCCAAGATTGCCAATGTCGGCAAAGGGACGATTTACACCTTTTTTACGAACAAGGAACAGTTATTTGATGAAATCCTGCGTGATGTTATCCTCGAGATGAAAATGATCGCTGAGCGGGAGATTAGGCGTGATAAGCCGTTTTTTGATAATCTGCACCGTGTGCTGGATGCCCTGCTGGAATTTCGAAGCGAACATGAGCTATTCATCAAGCTGTCCCAGGAGAGTCTGGACTTCGGAACGCCGCAGGCTGGTGAAGGACTCGACAAGATCGAGAGTGTGGTGCTTGAATATCTGGAACGGGAGGTGGAGCAGGCCATTCGTCAAGGGGAAATCAAACCCTGCGATCCCCAGATTGTGTCGGTGGTAATGTTCAGGTTATATATCGCGCTTACTGCTGAACTGAGCAAGGTACATGTGCCGTTGACCAAAGAACAGATCAAGCATTATTTTCATCTGTTTTTGGCAGAGGGGCTGTCACAGTAG
- a CDS encoding MGDG synthase family glycosyltransferase produces the protein MRKKRVLLFSEGFGTGHTGAAYALAEGIRLLNPDVQCRVFELGKFLNPTVAPWILSAYRKTVSSQPKLVGMMYKTQYHKSLNRLTKLALHRIFYTHASQVIEQLRPDLIICTHPIPAAVISRLKRQGLDVPFYTLITDYDAHGSWVNAEANRYLVSTSRVKSILTGRGVPSDLVTVTGIPVHPKFWESQGKTKLRKELGLADIPTALIMGGGWGLMFGKDIMNSLTARINDIQLIFCMGSNDKAIAKMKANPLLNHPNVRILGYSSEINKLMDASDLLITKPGGMTCTEGQAKGIPMLFYNAIPGQEEKNSQYFVELGLAEMLNPGVVDKWFSMLLSEYAGFGGPQKRKSSPDLQQPQHCAATILKMLGKPAAETVFSEAWSAPPPKVRNEEAVYVTP, from the coding sequence ATGCGAAAGAAAAGAGTACTGCTGTTTTCGGAAGGCTTCGGCACGGGCCATACAGGGGCAGCCTATGCTCTGGCTGAAGGAATACGACTGCTGAACCCTGATGTTCAGTGCCGGGTCTTCGAGCTCGGAAAATTCCTGAATCCTACGGTCGCTCCTTGGATTCTTTCCGCTTACCGCAAAACTGTCAGCAGCCAGCCGAAGCTGGTCGGCATGATGTATAAGACCCAATATCATAAATCACTGAACCGGTTGACCAAGCTGGCCCTTCACCGGATTTTTTATACCCATGCCTCTCAGGTCATTGAGCAGCTGCGGCCGGATCTGATTATCTGCACACATCCGATTCCTGCTGCGGTCATCTCCAGACTGAAGCGCCAGGGTCTTGATGTGCCGTTCTATACGCTGATTACAGATTATGATGCCCACGGCAGCTGGGTGAATGCGGAAGCCAACCGATATCTGGTATCGACTTCAAGGGTCAAATCCATTCTTACGGGACGCGGCGTACCCTCCGATCTGGTGACGGTGACCGGGATTCCCGTGCATCCGAAATTCTGGGAGTCCCAAGGCAAGACTAAGCTGCGCAAAGAGCTCGGGCTCGCCGACATCCCGACTGCGCTGATTATGGGCGGCGGCTGGGGCCTGATGTTCGGCAAGGATATTATGAACTCGCTCACTGCCCGGATCAATGACATCCAGCTTATCTTCTGTATGGGCAGCAACGACAAGGCTATAGCCAAAATGAAGGCCAACCCCCTGCTGAACCATCCCAACGTAAGGATTCTCGGGTACAGCAGTGAGATCAACAAGCTGATGGATGCCTCGGATCTGCTGATCACCAAGCCTGGCGGAATGACCTGCACCGAAGGCCAGGCCAAAGGTATTCCGATGCTATTCTATAACGCCATCCCCGGCCAGGAAGAGAAGAACAGCCAGTATTTCGTCGAGCTGGGGCTGGCCGAGATGCTTAATCCAGGCGTCGTGGACAAATGGTTCTCCATGCTCCTAAGCGAATATGCCGGATTCGGAGGACCGCAGAAGCGCAAAAGCTCTCCGGACCTCCAGCAGCCGCAGCACTGCGCCGCCACCATTCTTAAGATGCTGGGCAAGCCAGCTGCGGAAACCGTCTTCTCCGAGGCGTGGAGCGCCCCTCCGCCCAAGGTCCGGAACGAAGAAGCCGTCTATGTCACACCCTAA
- a CDS encoding cell wall hydrolase codes for MLIFKQSRYIALLVGVILVSFSAISLMNPEGTAATGENVIEMGKLKSASYQPVEQLIPQAASVLHRTSHSAENSTPMLYTTAAKPVHTWTRTVSAGWLSPEKLQHKSADKPASIMTKPKVTVVKASPPVAQALRIAATGTKSVKPSKAVTQQHPPATLFFSRTKLLPKEQQAEATWSYAVSGEDLHLLQKIVMAEAEGEPYKGKVAVANVVLNRLRSANFPDTIREVIYQKRQFSPVANGRLKRVKPNADSIKAVNAALMGVKEVTDDTYFFLSLTLAQDLTVHHSRTLAKTIGNHTFYK; via the coding sequence ATGTTGATTTTCAAACAGAGCCGCTATATTGCGCTGCTGGTTGGTGTAATCCTAGTGTCTTTCTCAGCGATAAGTTTGATGAACCCCGAAGGAACTGCTGCTACCGGGGAGAATGTAATAGAAATGGGTAAGCTGAAGTCTGCAAGCTATCAACCGGTAGAGCAGCTTATTCCGCAAGCCGCATCCGTCCTGCACAGGACAAGCCATTCAGCCGAAAATAGTACACCCATGCTCTACACCACAGCTGCCAAGCCGGTCCATACCTGGACCCGTACGGTGAGTGCAGGATGGTTAAGTCCCGAGAAGCTGCAGCACAAGAGTGCGGATAAGCCTGCTTCCATTATGACTAAGCCTAAGGTAACTGTGGTGAAAGCATCGCCGCCAGTGGCGCAAGCGCTGAGGATCGCGGCAACGGGGACGAAGAGTGTGAAACCAAGCAAGGCTGTAACTCAGCAACATCCCCCCGCAACATTGTTCTTCTCCCGGACCAAGCTACTACCCAAGGAGCAGCAAGCTGAAGCTACCTGGAGCTACGCCGTATCCGGAGAAGACCTGCATCTGCTGCAAAAAATCGTCATGGCAGAGGCAGAAGGCGAACCGTACAAGGGCAAGGTGGCAGTTGCCAACGTTGTTCTAAACCGGCTGCGGTCAGCCAATTTTCCCGACACTATCAGAGAAGTTATCTATCAGAAAAGGCAGTTCAGTCCTGTGGCTAACGGGCGTCTTAAACGCGTGAAGCCCAATGCGGACAGTATTAAGGCTGTGAACGCAGCGCTTATGGGGGTCAAAGAAGTTACGGATGACACCTATTTTTTCCTGTCGCTGACCCTGGCACAGGATCTGACCGTGCATCATTCACGGACACTCGCCAAGACCATTGGCAATCATACCTTTTATAAATAA
- the thpR gene encoding RNA 2',3'-cyclic phosphodiesterase — MERLFVAVPLPDTLLEYLKNESAHVSSGLKFARWTHFKDFHITLQFLGDTAREYIPSLYEALWKVARSSKGFQLKLGEWGTFGLPDSPRVLWAGVSGELEPLKELQQKVVSATLPLGYTPEMRTYNPHLTVARKYRGEDPFTLERLENLRMEKHPSDQLLPDIGWTVDAFVVYATRMHAIPMYEMTEKFTFF, encoded by the coding sequence GTGGAGCGCCTGTTCGTTGCCGTGCCGCTGCCTGATACGCTGCTTGAATATCTGAAGAATGAGTCTGCCCATGTGTCCTCCGGACTTAAATTTGCGAGATGGACACATTTTAAAGATTTCCATATTACGCTTCAATTTCTTGGAGATACTGCCAGGGAATATATCCCATCTCTCTATGAGGCATTATGGAAGGTTGCGCGCTCAAGTAAAGGCTTTCAATTGAAGCTCGGTGAATGGGGCACCTTCGGTCTTCCAGACTCGCCAAGAGTGCTCTGGGCGGGGGTTTCCGGCGAATTGGAGCCGCTGAAGGAGCTGCAGCAAAAGGTGGTTTCAGCGACACTTCCCTTAGGGTATACTCCAGAGATGCGAACGTACAATCCCCATTTGACTGTGGCCCGCAAATATCGCGGAGAAGATCCGTTTACGCTGGAGCGGCTGGAAAATTTAAGAATGGAGAAGCATCCTTCGGACCAATTACTTCCAGACATAGGCTGGACGGTAGATGCTTTTGTGGTGTATGCTACCAGGATGCATGCCATTCCTATGTATGAAATGACTGAAAAATTTACATTTTTCTAA